ATCGTCGATGCCATCGGGCTCGAACTGCCGCTCCAGCCGCTGTGCAGCGAGGACTGCCCCGGACTCTGCCCGCAGTGCGGGGTTCGGATGGCGATTGCGGGATCCGAGCACCGGCATGAGATACTTGACCCTCGCTGGGCCGGGCTGGCGAAGTTCGCCACCGGATCGCCCGGCACCGGCGGTCCCGATGCGGACGCCGACCCAGACCGATAGCGCAAGACCCCCGTCAGCCGTCACCGGCAGAGTAATAGGACAAGAGGAGAAGTAGTCGTGGCCGTTCCCAAGCGCCGGATGTCCCGTTCCAACACCAGGTCGCGGCGCAGCCAGTGGAAGGCTGCGGCGCCGACTCTGATCACCTGCCCGAACCGGGCCTGCGGCCAGAAGACTCTGCCGCACATCGCGTGCCCCTCCTGCGGCACCTACAAGGGCCGCCAGGTCACCGCCGCCGTCTGACCGGTTCGACCCCCTGACATCGAACGTGACGGCCAGCAAGGACGACACGGGCGCGTCCGATGATCACGCGAGCCTGCTCGAGGCCCTCGGTGTCGACGTACGACCGGATCTACTGCGCTTGGCGCTGACGCACCGGTCGTACGCCTACGAGAACGGCGGCCTGCCCACCAACGAACGCCTGGAATTCCTGGGCGACTCGGTGCTGGGCCTGAGCATCACCGAGCGGCTCTACCACGAACACCCGGACAAGTCCGAGGGCGAGTTGGCGAAGCTGCGCGCGAGCGTGGTGAACATGCACGCGCTCGCCGAGGTGGCGCGTGGTCTGGGCGAAGGCGGTCTCGGCGCGCACCTGCTGCTCGGTAAGGGCGAGGAGCTCACCGGCGGCCGGGACAAGCCGAGCATTCTCGCCGACGGCATGGAATCGCTGCTCGGCGCCGTGCATCTGCAGCACGGCATCGACGTGGCCCGTGGCGTGGTGCTGCGGCTGTTCGCCGACCTGCTCGAGCGCGGCCCCCGCATGGGCGCCGGACTCGACTGGAAGACCAGCCTGCAGGAACTCACCGCCGAACGCGGCCTCGGGGTGCCCTCCTACGAGATCTCCTCGACCGGACCCGATCACGACAAGGAGTTCACCGCGACCACGGTGATCGGCGGCCGCGCCTACGGGCAAGGGGTCGGGCGCTCGAAGAAGGAAGCCGAGCAGAAGGCCGCGGGCGCCGCCTACCAGGCGCTGACCGCCGAATCCTGACGTGCCCGAACTTCCCGAGGTCGAGGTCGTCCGGCGTGGGCTGGCCGAGCATGTCGCCGGCCGTGTCGTCGGCGCCGTCACCATCACCCACCCGCGTTCGGTACGCAGGCATCTCGCGGGTTCGGCCGATCTGGCCGCCCGGATGACCGGGCGCCGGGTGCGCGCCGCGCAGCGTCGCGGCAAGTACCTGTGGCTCACCTTCGACGAGCCGGGCGCCGCCGACGAGACCGCGCTGGACGCCGCGCTCGTGGTGCACCTGGGCATGAGCGGTCAGATGCTGGTACAGCCCGCCGCCGCGCCCGTGGAGAAGCATGCGCACATCCGCGCCGCGCTCGACGACGGCAGCGAGTTGCGGTTCGTCGACCAGCGCACCTTCGGCGGCTGGGCGCTCGCGCCGCTGGCCGAGGTGGACGGTTCGCTGGTGCCCGAGCCGGTCGCCCACATCGCCCGCGATCCGCTCGACCCGCGCTTCGACGCCGAGTCCGTGGTCGCGGCGATCCGGGCCAAGAATTCCGAGATCAAGCGCGTGCTGCTGGACCAGACCGTGGTGTCGGGCATCGGCAACATCTACGCCGACGAGTCGCTGTGGCGGGCGGGGATCAACGGCAACCGGCTCGCGTCCGGCCTCACCCGCCCCGCGGTGCGCAGGCTGCTCGCCGAGGTGCGGGCGGTGATGCTGGAGGCCTTGGCGGCGGGCGGCACCTCCTTCGACGCGCTGTATGTCAACGTCAACGGGCAGTCCGGCTACTTCGAACGCGCACTGGCCGTCTACGGCAGGCAGGACGAGCCGTGCCGCCGCTGCGGCGCGCCGATCGTGCGCGAGAAGTTCATGAACCGATCGTCGTATTCCTGCCCGCGCTGTCAGCCGAGGCCTCGCCGCCGCTGAGCTTCGCGCGTTACCGTTGCCTCGGGTGGTCCGGTGCGTTCGCCGGATCGTCGGAGGAAGGACACCATGCGCAAGCTCACCTACTACGTCGCGTCGACGATCGACGGGTTCATCGCCACCGAGGAGGGGTCGGTCGACTTCTTCCCGGTCGGTGGCGATCACGGCCCGGCGATCACCGCGCAGTACCCCGAGACCCTGCCGACCAAGGTGCGCGAGTCGATGGGGATCACCAAGCGCAACGCCAGTTTCGACACGGTGGTGATGGGCCGCAAGACCCACGATTTCGGGGTGCGGACGGGGACGTCGAGCCCGTACGCGCACCTGCGGCAGTTCGTCGTCTCGACCACCCTGCCCGAGGCGCCGGACCCGGACCTGGAGCTGATCGCCGACGACCCGCTGGGCCGGGTGCGTGAGCTCAAGCGGGAGAAGGGCCTGGGCATCTGGCTGTGCGGCGGCGGCGAGCTGGCGCAGGTGTTGTTGCCGGAGATCGATCAGATCTTCCTCAAGTTGTATCCGATCGTGCTCGGCCGCGGCAGGCCGCTGTTCGGGTCCGGCCCGCGGCTGCCCGAGCCCGCGAAGTTCCGGGTGATCACCAGCCGGGTGTTCGAGGACGGGGTGGCGTTCGTGAAGTACAGCAGGATCAAGTAGATGGCCGCGCCCGGTACGGCGGCGGACCCGGCCCGGGCGCCGGGTCCGGTGGAGGCGCTGCGCGAGATAGGGTTCTGGCTCGAGCGCGCCCGCGCGGAGACGCACCGGGTGAAGGCGTACCGGCGGGCCGCCGAGGTGGTGGCCGGGCTGACCGAGCCGGAGGTGGCCGCGCACGCGGCGGCCCACAGCTGGCAGGAGCTGCCCGGCATCGGACCCAAGACCGCCGCCGTGATCGCCCAGGCCTGCGCCGGTGAGGTGCCCGCGTACCTGGCCGAGCTGCGCCGCGCCGCCGCGCCCATCGGGGCACCGGGAAAACCGTTGCGGCAGTTGCTGCGCGGTGATCTGCACACCCATTCCAACTGGTCCGACGGCGGCAGCCCGATCGAGGAGATGATGCGGGTGGCCGCCGCGCTCGGCCACGAATACTGCGCCCTCACCGATCATTCGCCGCGGCTCACGGTCGCCAACGGGCTGTCCGCGGACCGGCTGCGCAGGCAACTGGACGTCGTCGCCGAGCTGAACGAGCGACTCGCCCCGTTCCGCATCCTCACCGGCATCGAGGTGGACATCCTCGACGACGGCACCCTCGACCAGCGCGCCGATCTGCTCGCCGAGCTGGATGTGGTGGTGGCCAGCGTGCATTCGCACCTGCGCGCCGAGTCGGAGGTGATGACCAAACGCATGGTGTACGCGGTGGCCAATCCGCACGTGGACGTGCTCGGCCACTGCACCGGCCGGCTCGTCACCGGCGGGCGCGGCACCCGGCCGGAGTCGACGTTCGACGCCGAGATGGTGTTCGAGGCGTGCCGGCAGTACGGCACCGCGGTCGAGATCAACAGCCGCCCCGAACGTCTCGACCCGCCGTCCCGGCTGCTCACCCTCGCCGTCGAGATGGGCTGTCTCTTCGCGATCGACACCGACGCGCACGCGCCCGGCCAATTGGACTGGCTCGGTTACGGTTGCGAGCGAGCCGTGGCCAACGGCGTTGCGCCGGAACGGGTGATCAACACCTGGCCGGTGGCGGACCTGCTCACCTGGACCCGGTCGCACTCCTGATCCGGTGTGCGCCGGTGAATTCCGGCCGAACTCCGCGGTAACACCCTGTCCCGCGGCCCCTGCGGCGCCGACAATGATCGGACGGCGGTGAAGCGGGGCGGGAGTGGTTGCGGGTGGCTGATTTTCCGCTCGACACGGTGCTGGCGATCCTCGGTATCGCGGTGCCGGTCGGGGCCTTCCTGTGGGAGTTCGTCCTCGTCGGGCGGCGCAGGCTCGGGTACCGGGTGCAGATGGACACGCCGGTCACCGGCGAGGTCGAATCAGTCTTCCCCGGGGTGCTGACGCGGCTGCGTCCCGACGGCGGCGGCCCGGAACTACGTGAGCTGTCGGTGGTGCTGGTCCGCATCGAGAACAGCGGCACCGCGACCATCGAGCGCGGCGACTATCTCACCCCCGACGACCGCGTCGGCCTGCATCTGCGGTTCCCGCAACGCCGGGTGGTCGGCATGGCGGTCACCGAACTCAGCGACCCCGCCCTCGGCGACTGTCTCGACGCCCGCTCCGGGATCGCGGTGCGGGAGGACACCGGCGGGCACATCGGCGTCATCGACCTGCCTAAGGTGCCGCTCAATCGCGGCGAGCACTACAAGATCCTGGCCATCCTGCAACGCTCGGACGGTGATGGCGCGTACCGGCCACCGGTCCTGTTGGGCAGCCTGCGCGGCGGCCGCATCACCGAGACCCGCAGCCGCACCGGCGTGCCGAGGGTGATGCTCGCGCTCACCGCCTTCCTGGTGGCGGTGATCGTCGGGCAGTTCGCGGTGGCGGTGCTGGAGCGGCCGCCGACGCCGCTGGACTGTGCCGAGGGGGCGTTGCGCGTGATCGGTTCCTCGGCGTTCGAGCCGGTGATCCGCGACGCCGCCGCGCAGTACGGCCGCCGCTGTCACGGCACGACATTCAGCTTCGAGTTCGCCGGTACCGAACGGGGCTTGGACCGCCTGGCGCAGGCCGGACCGGACGCCGGGCTGATCGCCATCGGCGACGGGCCAAAGGGTCCCGGTTATCCGGCGTTGCGCGAGCGGGCGCTGGCACTGGCGGTGTACGGGGTGTTCGTGCACCGGGATCTCGGCATCACCGACCTCACCGTGGCGCAGGTCCGGGACCTGTACCAGGGGCGGATCACCAACTGGCGCACCCTCGGCGGGCCCGATCTGCCGGTGGTGCTGATCGACCGTACCCCCGGCTCGGGCAGCCGGGTGATCTTCGAGCAGGCACTGCTCGGCGGCGAGCAACCGCCGCGGCCGCACCGCAGCTGCACCGCGATCAAGGACACCGCGGGCACCTACTGCGACGTGCCCGTCACCGAGGACATGCACCAGGCGGTGGCCGAGATCCCCGGCGCCATCGGCTACGGCGAACTCGCCGAGGCGCGCCGCGCCGGGATGGCGGTGCTCACGCTCGACGGCGTCGCCCCCGACCGGGCGGCCGCGATCGCGGGCCGCTACCCGTTCCGGGGCGTGGAATACGCCTACACGCACGGCGATCCGCCCGCCGGGTCGCCCGCGGCGAGCTTCCTGCACTACCTCACCGCCGGGCTCGGCACCGAGGTGTTGCGCGCGCACGGCAACGAGCCCTGCGCGGGCGGCAGGCTCGAGCCCGGCCGCTGCGCGCCGACGGGGTGAGGGCTCAGTTGTGTTCGCCGCGGCCGTAGAGGTACGCGGCCGCCGCCAGGTACTGCCTGCACTCCGGGCCGTGGCCGGCGTGGGTGGCGCGCAGGAACTGCGCCAGATCCATGTCCAGATCTGTCGGTTCCACCGTGCAGTCCCGGTGTTGCGCCCCCCAGAGGTCCCGCCTGTCCAACGATGTCTGCATCGTGACTCCAGCTGCGTGTGTAGGTACGAGCGGATGGGCGAGTGACGCCGGCGGCGTCAGTCGGTGACGAGCTTCCAGTCCTCCGGGACGCGGGCCGAGATCACCCGCGTGCCTTCGGCTTCGAGATCCACGGTGATGTCGCCGAGCCGCAGCTCGGTGAGCGAGACGCGGCCCCACTCCGCGGGCAGATGCGGCCGGACGGTGAGCGTGCGCGCGGGCACGTCGGGGTCCAGTCCCAGGAACGCGCGGACCAGCAGCAGCGGGGCCGCACTGGCCCACGCCTGGGGCGAACAGGAGGTGGGGTAGGGGACCGGCACACTGAACCGGGTGCGGGAGAACCCGCAGAACAGCTCCGGCAGCCTGCCGTCGAACGCGGCCGCGGCGTCGAGCAACCCGGTCGCCAGCCGGGTGGCCAGATCGACCGCGCCCGGCACGTGCTGATAGCGCAGCAGCCCCGCCACCGCGATGGCGGTGTCGTGCGGCCACACCGAACCGCAGTGGTAACTCATGGGATTGAACGCGCCCATCGAGGAGGCCAGCGTGCGCAACCCGAACCCGCTGTCCATCTCCGGGCCGGACAACTTGCGCACGAGTTCGGCCACGTGCTCGTCCTCGGCGATGCCCGCCCACAGGCAGTGCGCGGTGTTGCTGGTCAGCGCGTCCACCCGCCGCTTGGCGCCGTCGAGAGCGACCGCGTACCAGCCCCGTTCGGGTAGCCAGAACTGTTCGGCGAACTTCACCCGCAGCTCCGCGGCGCGCTCGCGCAGGCGCTCGGCCAAGCGCGGCTCGTCGTAGGCGTCGGCCAGTTCGGCACGCGCCAGCAGTGCCGCGTGCACGTAGCCCTGCACCTCGCACAGCGCGATCGGCGCCTCGGCGATGTGGCCCTCGGCGTCGTTGATGCCGTCGAAGCTGTCCTTCCAGCCCTGGTTGATCAGGCCGCGATCGGTGGCCCGGCGGTACTCGACGAATCCGTCACCGTCGCGGTCGCCGTACTCGGTGATCCAGTCCAGGGCCGCGTCGGCGGCGGGCAGCAGATCCCGGATCGCCTCCGGGTCCGCGCCCCAGCGATGGCATTCGGCCAGCAGCATCACGAACAGCGGGGTGGCGTCGACGGTTCCGTAGTAGATGTTGCCGCCGAGCACCTGGCCGCCCGCCGGGCCGCGGCGCATCTCGTGCATGATGCGCCCCGGCTCCTCCTCGGTGAGCGGATCGACCGTGCGGCCCTGCAATTCGGCCAGCTGCTGCAAGGTGCCCAGCGCCAGGTCGACCGCGAGCGGCAGCGCCATCCACGCGGTGAGCAGGCTGTCGCGGCCGAACAGCGTCATGAACCACGGCGCGCCCGCGGCGACGAACGGCCTGCCGTCGCCCGCCTCGTCGTGGATCTGCAACGCGCCGAGATCGCTTTCGGTGCGCCGCAGCACCTGGGTGAGGACCGGATCGGCCGCGGTGATGTCGGTGGCGGTGTCACGCCAGGCCTCGATTTTGCGACCCGGCGCGCTCACACCGTAGTGCTCGCCCGGCGCCACCGCCGCCTGCACCCGCTGGTTGCCGAGCGTGGGCTGGGCGATGATCTCGGTCTGCCAGGTGCCGCCGACCGGCACCACCACCCGCCAGGTGAGGGTGCCCGGCTGCACGAGCGGCTCCACGCTGGCCGAGACCGACAGCCCGCGCATCCGATCCACCCGGTCGTGCAGCAGCAGTTCACCGTCGGCGACGGTGACCTCGGCCCGATGATGGCCCGCGCGACCCTCTTTCACCGCGAACAGATCCACGAAGTCGGCTTCGACGTGCAGTTCCAGCGTCACCGCGGTCGGTTCGCGGCCCATGTTCTCCAGGATCAGCAGCTCGTGCATGCCCTCGGCGACGATGCGCTCACGGACCACCAGCAGCGTGCTGTCGGCCAGGCCCGCCTGCGGCGGCCTGCGCAGCACGAAGCGCGCGGTGAACGCCTCGGGGCTGAGCACCGACAGCGGTTCGGCGGGTTTGCCGTCGACGAGCAGTTCCCACCGGGACACCACGCGCGCGTCCCGGAAGAACAACCCGTGCGGGCGGCCGGGTTCGACATCGCCCAGCCGGTTCGACAGGCAGAAGGTCGAGCCCTCCACCAACGTCACCGAGCCGGAACCGCCGAATCCCGCCGCCTCGCCCGAGTTCAGCGGCGAAGGGCCGCCGGAGTTTTCCGCACCGGTCACGCCAACCCGCCCGCGGCGACCGAGAGAGACCGCGACCGCGCGCCCAGCTGCGCGGCGCCGAATCCGCGGGCCACCGAATCACCGGTGGTGGCAAGGGATTCCGAGAGCAGGAGGCGACGATAGACCTGCTCGTACCCACGGCCGAGGGTGTCGGCGTCGAAGTGCTCGACGACATGGGCGCGGCACGCGGCCGGGTCCATGGTCTGCACCTCGGCGATCGCGGCGGGCAGTTCGGCCGGGTCGTCGCAGATGCGCCCGGTCACCCCGTCGACGATCACTTCCGGCACCGCGCCCCCGCGCAGTGCCACGACCGGCGTGCCGCACACCATCGACTCGATCATCACCATCCCGAAGGGCTCCTCCCAGCGGATCGGGAACAGCAGGCACCGTGCACCGGCCAGCAGTTTACGCTTGGCGGTCGCGTCGGCGAGGCCGAACACGTGATCGCGCTCGGTGAGCAGCGGGCGCACGTACTCCTCGAAATACGCCTGCTCCGGCGGCTCGCTGCACTTGCCGGCCAGCACGAGCGGAATGCCCGCCGCGTGTGCGGCTTCCAGCGCCAGGTGCGGCGCCTTGCACTCGTTGAAGCGGCCGAGGAACAGCGCGTAGTCCTCCTTCTCGGGCTGGAACGGCCACTCGGCGACCCGCAGCGCGTTGTGCACGCGCCCGGCCCAGGGGAGGTCGGGCGCCAGCTCGCGCTGACGGTCGCTGATCGCCACCAACGCGACCTCGTCGCCCAATTCGCGGTAATAGCAGTAGGAATCGTCCTCGACCGGGCCGTGCACGGTGAGCACGGTCGGCAGGCCGAGCATGCGGTAGACCGGAGCGTTGAGCGGTCCGGCGAAGGTGTGGTCGTGCACGAGATCCACGCCCTCGGTGGCGACCAGGCGCTCGATCGCGCGCCGCACCTTCAGCGCGTGCACGACTTCGGGGAACGGCTCGCCGAGCCGCTCGGGGACGGTCCGGTCCCAGACCGGCACGAGTTCGCCCTTGGTACCGGGCTCGCCCGCGCCGATCAGGGTGACGCGGTGGCCGCGATCGACCAGTGAGTCGACCAGATCGGCCACGACGGCCTCGACGCCGCCGTACGCCTTGGGCGGGACGTCGAAGTACGGCGGAACAACCATCGCAATGTGGAATTTGCTACCGGGGTGATCGATCGACACTAGATCCGAAGCGGCACGCTGCGCCGAGACCGGCGCCGAGAACACTGCGCTCATGACCCTCCTTCCAGGGACACAACCGTTGGCACTCGCATCCACCCAGCACTCCGGTGCGCCGGGTGCCGAACATGGTGGCCGCCTCGGCGGAGGTGAAGCTTTCGTGCATTCGCCGTCCATGGGGCTTCGTTGGCCTGGTCGCGCTGGAACTCCACGATCAGAGGGGCCGACGCCGTGGTACCGCGCCGCGGACGCGCCAACCACGATGCGTGCCGTGTCGTTATGTATTCGTTACGGGAACGATAGTTTCGGCGCGCCGGATGTATCGGTCATGTGTCCAGGACGGTTGTCGCGTAGGGTGGACGGTATTCGGGGGCTTTCCGAGCGCACCGCCGACGTGGCCGTGCCGCCTCCGATTCGCGATCCGGCCGCCGTCTCGCCGGGACAGGAGCGTCCCATGACGCATGATGATCGACCGTCGTTCAGCCACGAGCCGACGCCGGAGCAGAACCAGACCGTGTCCGCCGCCGCCGTGCCGCGCCCGGTCTTCAGCAGTGCCGACACCGCGCCGTCGGCGCCCGCCGACCCCGCCGAGGGGCGCGCGCACCGGCCCACCCGCGCGGGTGCGCATCGCCGCCGCGCGTAACCCGCGCGGTGTGGTGCGGGTCGCTGCCCGGAATGCCCGGGAACCGGCCCGGCGTTGCCAGCCGTGAGCGTTCCCGACGACAGATGGCAGGATCCCACGCTATGGCTGCGACAACCCCGACGACATCCTCGACCTCCGCACCCGCCGAGCCGACCACGCTGTGGGTCGAGCGCACCGGTACCAGGGCCTACACCGGCCGCAGCTCGCGGGGAGCCGAGGTGAAGATCGCCTCGCAGGGGGTGCCGGGCGCGTTCACCCCCGGTGAACTGCTCAAGATCGCCCTGGCCGCCTGCTCGGGGCTCAGCGCCGACTTCCCGCTCTCGCGCAAGCTCGGCGACCACTTCGACGCCACCATCCGCGTCTCCGGCGACGCCGACCGCGAGAACGAGGTCTACCCGCAGCTCGAAGAGGTGTTCGAGCTGGACCTGAGCGAACTCGACGAGCAGGAGCGCGAGCGACTACTCGTCACCGTGCAGCGGGCCATCGACAAGGTCTGCACGGTGGGGCGCACGCTGAAGGCGGGCGCCAAGGTGACGTTGTCCTTCGAGATCGACGCCTGAGCCGCAGGGCGCGCGCCCACCCGCGGGTCGGCGCGCACGCCCCACTCCGCACCGGGCATGCTGTGCCCATGAGCGAGAGCCCACACGACCACGCCGGCGACCCGGTCCGTCTCTCGGCCTGGGTGCACGGGCACGTGCAGGGAGTCGGCTTCCGCTGGTGGACCCGTTCGCGCGCACTGGAATCGGGGCTGACCGGCTACGCCCGCAACGCGCCCGACGGCCGGGTGCACGTGATCGCCGAGGGTCCGCGGGAGCGCTGTGAGCGGTTGCTGGAGCTGCTGCGTTCGGGCACCACGCCTGGCCGGGTGAGCCTGGTTGTGGAAAGCTGGGAGCCCGCGCGGGGAGATTTGACCGGATTCGAGGAGCGCTAGTGGTGGGTGCAAGGCCGACGGGGAGCGACCGGTGAGCACGCCGGGGCCGGGGGACGGGGATCCGCGGGAGCCCGGGCCGGAACAGCCGGGTTGGCAACCGCCGCAGCTCAACGTGCCGGACGAGCCCGCGCGCGGCGCGCCCGAGCCGGGACCGGATTCGCCGGCGGCCGGGCAGGGCGGCCCGCAGGGGCCGCAACCGCCGGGCGGCACCCCGATGCCGGGCCGGATCCAACGGCAGGAGCCGGGTGTCACCCAACCGCGTCCGCCGACGGTGGCCGAGGCGCGGGCCAGGGACAAGGCGCGCAAGCAGGCCGCCGAGGCCGAGCGCGCGGCCGCCGCGGCGGCCGAAGCCAAGCGCCGCACCCGCAACCGCGTGCTGATCGGCGGCGTCGCGATCGTCGGCGTGGCCGGTCTGGTCGGCGGCGGCTACCTGGCCTACCGCGCGCTCAGCGCACCCGACGAGGTCACCGCGTATTGCGTGAAGACCGAGAACGGCCAGGAGGTCGTGGTCGAGGACCGGTACTGCCAGCCGGGCCAGGCCGGATTCGTCGACGACGACGGGCGTTCGAGCACCGGCTCGCTGATCATCCTCGGCGGTGGCCCGCAGTACCGCTACTACTACGGCGGCACCAACACCGTCGGCAAACCGCCCACCGGCGGCACCACGGTCAAGCCCAAGAGCGCGCAGATCACCACCAAGTCCGGCACCACGATCCAGCGCGGTGGCCTGGGCAGCAAGAGCACCGGTGGCGGTGGTTCCTGATGCGTCGCGTGCGGGGGACCCCGCGTCCGGGCTGGCAGCGCATCATCGAAGAACAGGGTCTCGTCTACGGCTCACCCGGCCGGGACGCCCACGGTGCGCCGCGGCCCTACTGGGACGAGTCGGTGCACTACGAATTCGACATGGCCGAGATCCTCGCCCTGGAAGCCGATGTCGAACTGCTGCACTCGATGTGCCTCAACGCCGTCGAGCATGTGGTGCTCACCGAACGGTTCCGGGATTTCGGTCTGCCGGAATGGAGCTGGGCACCGATCGCCGAATCCTGGCGGCGCGGCGGTCCCTACGTCTACGGCCGCTTCGACCTGCGCTACGACGCCCGGCGGCCGGCGAAACTGCTGGAATACAACGCCGACACCCCCACCTCGTTGCTCGAGGCCGCGATCGTGCAGTGGCACTGGCTCACCGATACCCACCCCGGCGACGACCAGTGGAACTCGCTGCACGAGAAGCTGGTCGAGCGCTGGGGCGAGCTGCGCAAGCAGCTGCCCGATCCGCAGTTGCACTTCGCCTGGTCCTCGGCCGACGCCTCCGGTGAGGACAACGTGACCACGGCCTACATGCAGGAGACCGCCGCCGAGGCCGGATTCGACACGATCGCGCTGCCGATCGAGGAGATCGGCTGGGACGTCGAGCTGGAACGTTTCGTCGATCTCGCCGAGGCGCCCATCGAGGCGATCTTCAAGCTCTACCCGTGGGAGTGGGTGCTCGACGACGACTTCGGCAGGAAGGTCGTCGCGAGCCTGCCGGAGACCGCCTGGATCGAGCCGCTGTGGAAGGCGTTGCTGAGCAACAAGGCGATTCTCGCGGTGCTGTGGGAGATGTATCCCGGGCATCCGAATCTGTTGCCCGCCTACCTCGACGAGCCGCACGAACTCACCGAGTACATCCGCAAGCCCAAGCTCGGCCGCGAGGGCGCGAACATGACGATCGTGGGCGCGGGCCTCGAGACCGCCACCGGCGGCGTGTACGGCGCCGAGGGGTACGTCTATCAGCTGCTGGACCCACTGCCCGAATTCGACGGCATGCGACCGGTACTCGGCGCGTGGATGGTCGGCGACACCTCCGCCGGGCTGGGCATCCGCGAAACCGCCGGGCTGATCACCGACGACGGCGCCGCCTTCGTGCCGCACCGCATCCCGACCGACTAGCTCGCACCGCACCTCTTTCGTTCGACACCTTCCGGAAGGATCACGATGACCGCAGTCGCCCTCGAATCGGGGTACTGGAGCGCGCTCGGCGAGGGCGTAGGGGCCATCCTCCTCTACGCCGTCGTCGGCCTGGCGCTGATGCTCGTCGGCTTCTACGCCGTTGATCTGAGCACGCCCGGCCAACTGCGCAGGCTGGTCGCCGAGGGCAAGCCCAACGCCATCATCGTCACCGCGGCGGGTCTGGTCAGCATGGCGTTCATCGTGGTGCTCGCCATCTAC
This sequence is a window from Nocardia farcinica. Protein-coding genes within it:
- the rpmF gene encoding 50S ribosomal protein L32 — translated: MAVPKRRMSRSNTRSRRSQWKAAAPTLITCPNRACGQKTLPHIACPSCGTYKGRQVTAAV
- the rnc gene encoding ribonuclease III, with translation MTASKDDTGASDDHASLLEALGVDVRPDLLRLALTHRSYAYENGGLPTNERLEFLGDSVLGLSITERLYHEHPDKSEGELAKLRASVVNMHALAEVARGLGEGGLGAHLLLGKGEELTGGRDKPSILADGMESLLGAVHLQHGIDVARGVVLRLFADLLERGPRMGAGLDWKTSLQELTAERGLGVPSYEISSTGPDHDKEFTATTVIGGRAYGQGVGRSKKEAEQKAAGAAYQALTAES
- the mutM gene encoding bifunctional DNA-formamidopyrimidine glycosylase/DNA-(apurinic or apyrimidinic site) lyase, whose translation is MPELPEVEVVRRGLAEHVAGRVVGAVTITHPRSVRRHLAGSADLAARMTGRRVRAAQRRGKYLWLTFDEPGAADETALDAALVVHLGMSGQMLVQPAAAPVEKHAHIRAALDDGSELRFVDQRTFGGWALAPLAEVDGSLVPEPVAHIARDPLDPRFDAESVVAAIRAKNSEIKRVLLDQTVVSGIGNIYADESLWRAGINGNRLASGLTRPAVRRLLAEVRAVMLEALAAGGTSFDALYVNVNGQSGYFERALAVYGRQDEPCRRCGAPIVREKFMNRSSYSCPRCQPRPRRR
- a CDS encoding dihydrofolate reductase family protein is translated as MRKLTYYVASTIDGFIATEEGSVDFFPVGGDHGPAITAQYPETLPTKVRESMGITKRNASFDTVVMGRKTHDFGVRTGTSSPYAHLRQFVVSTTLPEAPDPDLELIADDPLGRVRELKREKGLGIWLCGGGELAQVLLPEIDQIFLKLYPIVLGRGRPLFGSGPRLPEPAKFRVITSRVFEDGVAFVKYSRIK
- a CDS encoding PHP domain-containing protein produces the protein MAAPGTAADPARAPGPVEALREIGFWLERARAETHRVKAYRRAAEVVAGLTEPEVAAHAAAHSWQELPGIGPKTAAVIAQACAGEVPAYLAELRRAAAPIGAPGKPLRQLLRGDLHTHSNWSDGGSPIEEMMRVAAALGHEYCALTDHSPRLTVANGLSADRLRRQLDVVAELNERLAPFRILTGIEVDILDDGTLDQRADLLAELDVVVASVHSHLRAESEVMTKRMVYAVANPHVDVLGHCTGRLVTGGRGTRPESTFDAEMVFEACRQYGTAVEINSRPERLDPPSRLLTLAVEMGCLFAIDTDAHAPGQLDWLGYGCERAVANGVAPERVINTWPVADLLTWTRSHS
- a CDS encoding PstS family phosphate ABC transporter substrate-binding protein; this encodes MADFPLDTVLAILGIAVPVGAFLWEFVLVGRRRLGYRVQMDTPVTGEVESVFPGVLTRLRPDGGGPELRELSVVLVRIENSGTATIERGDYLTPDDRVGLHLRFPQRRVVGMAVTELSDPALGDCLDARSGIAVREDTGGHIGVIDLPKVPLNRGEHYKILAILQRSDGDGAYRPPVLLGSLRGGRITETRSRTGVPRVMLALTAFLVAVIVGQFAVAVLERPPTPLDCAEGALRVIGSSAFEPVIRDAAAQYGRRCHGTTFSFEFAGTERGLDRLAQAGPDAGLIAIGDGPKGPGYPALRERALALAVYGVFVHRDLGITDLTVAQVRDLYQGRITNWRTLGGPDLPVVLIDRTPGSGSRVIFEQALLGGEQPPRPHRSCTAIKDTAGTYCDVPVTEDMHQAVAEIPGAIGYGELAEARRAGMAVLTLDGVAPDRAAAIAGRYPFRGVEYAYTHGDPPAGSPAASFLHYLTAGLGTEVLRAHGNEPCAGGRLEPGRCAPTG
- a CDS encoding amylo-alpha-1,6-glucosidase; translated protein: MTGAENSGGPSPLNSGEAAGFGGSGSVTLVEGSTFCLSNRLGDVEPGRPHGLFFRDARVVSRWELLVDGKPAEPLSVLSPEAFTARFVLRRPPQAGLADSTLLVVRERIVAEGMHELLILENMGREPTAVTLELHVEADFVDLFAVKEGRAGHHRAEVTVADGELLLHDRVDRMRGLSVSASVEPLVQPGTLTWRVVVPVGGTWQTEIIAQPTLGNQRVQAAVAPGEHYGVSAPGRKIEAWRDTATDITAADPVLTQVLRRTESDLGALQIHDEAGDGRPFVAAGAPWFMTLFGRDSLLTAWMALPLAVDLALGTLQQLAELQGRTVDPLTEEEPGRIMHEMRRGPAGGQVLGGNIYYGTVDATPLFVMLLAECHRWGADPEAIRDLLPAADAALDWITEYGDRDGDGFVEYRRATDRGLINQGWKDSFDGINDAEGHIAEAPIALCEVQGYVHAALLARAELADAYDEPRLAERLRERAAELRVKFAEQFWLPERGWYAVALDGAKRRVDALTSNTAHCLWAGIAEDEHVAELVRKLSGPEMDSGFGLRTLASSMGAFNPMSYHCGSVWPHDTAIAVAGLLRYQHVPGAVDLATRLATGLLDAAAAFDGRLPELFCGFSRTRFSVPVPYPTSCSPQAWASAAPLLLVRAFLGLDPDVPARTLTVRPHLPAEWGRVSLTELRLGDITVDLEAEGTRVISARVPEDWKLVTD
- a CDS encoding glycosyltransferase family 4 protein, which encodes MVVPPYFDVPPKAYGGVEAVVADLVDSLVDRGHRVTLIGAGEPGTKGELVPVWDRTVPERLGEPFPEVVHALKVRRAIERLVATEGVDLVHDHTFAGPLNAPVYRMLGLPTVLTVHGPVEDDSYCYYRELGDEVALVAISDRQRELAPDLPWAGRVHNALRVAEWPFQPEKEDYALFLGRFNECKAPHLALEAAHAAGIPLVLAGKCSEPPEQAYFEEYVRPLLTERDHVFGLADATAKRKLLAGARCLLFPIRWEEPFGMVMIESMVCGTPVVALRGGAVPEVIVDGVTGRICDDPAELPAAIAEVQTMDPAACRAHVVEHFDADTLGRGYEQVYRRLLLSESLATTGDSVARGFGAAQLGARSRSLSVAAGGLA